Sequence from the Thermothelomyces thermophilus ATCC 42464 chromosome 2, complete sequence genome:
CTCGTCAATTGGAGGGGCCACAGGGCGGTGCGCTCGTTACCTTGTCCGTAACCCTTCCAACAGACCGCATCCATCAGCGCACCCTCCAGAGGCAGCCGCTTCGCAACCTAACATCGACTTTGCTACTTCATGACTTTGCTACTTCATGACTAGCCTTGGGAGAAGGAGAGTTCGGGAAGCGCAAGGAAATCATGGCTGAGGTGGACGTCGCCCCGACACTGGGGTCGGAGCTCAAGGTTCGGCTCGCTCTTGGAACGGTACCGTTCCTGGAGGTGCGCTGACACGGATGCGGCAGGATGGCTTCAAACCAGCAAATGCCTGGGTTGCCAACGGAATAGCCTGGCTCGATGACATCCAGTCGTTCTACCGCGAACGAAGTACGATCGAAAAGGAATACAGCGCCAAGCTCAATGCCCTGGCAAAGAAGTACTTCGAGAAGAAGACGCGCAAGTCGGCGAGCCTGAGTGTTGGCGACACTCCGACCATGACCCCCGGGTCCCTCGAGAGGTACGGCGCTGAGAGCATGTGGCAGTCATTTTGCGCGGCACAAGGGCTTACGTTGCATGAACAGCGCGTCCCTCACGACATGGACGACACACCTTACCACGCTGGAGGCCCGGGCCGACGAACACGAACGCTACGGAAACGACTTGATAAACAAAGTAGCAGAACCCCTGAAACACCTGGCGGTACGGTTCGAGGAACTGCGCAAGCGGCATGCCGAGTACGCCGAGAAACTCGAAAAGGAGCGAGACGCTTCCTATGCCGAGCTTCGAAAGACAAAGGGCAAGTATGACGCTGCTTGCCAAGAGGTGGAGAGCAAGCGCAAGAAGACCGAGTCCTCGTTCGACAAGGCCAAAGCGCAGAGCAGTTTCCAGCAGCAGGTTCTCGATATGAACAACGTCAAGAATACTTACCTGATCGCGATCAACGTCACAAACAAGCAGAAGGAGAAGTATTACCACGAGTACCTGCCCGAGCTTATGGACAGCCTACAAGATCTTTCAGAATTCCGGACGTTCAAGCTGAACGGGCTTTGGACGCTAGCCGCCCAACTCGAGGCGGGCATGCTTCAGCAGAGCTCGGGCCAGATTGACCGCCTAAGCCAGGAGATTACGCGAAACCAACCGCACTTAGACTCGATGATGTATATCCGACACAACATGGGAAGCTTCCAGGAGCCGCCAGACAAGGTGTTTGAGCCGAGTCCTGTGTGGCACGACGACGGCTCCATGGTTGTGGACGAGGCAGCCAAGGTGTATCTGCGCAACCTGCTCAACAAGTCGAAGGGCCAGCTTGGAGAACTCCGGCGAGAGGCAGAcaagaagaggagggaggTAGAGGCGCTGAAGCGGATGAGGCAGCGGGTTCGGGAAGGGACGGAGGATAAGGACGAAGTGGCCTTGGTGTCGCAGATATTCTCGATGCAGGAGGACCTCCATCAAGTCGAACGCAAGCGTATCGCGGTGGAGGTGGAAACGTCAACCATCACAGCCACGGTGGGCGACGTGACTCTTGGTGCGAAGAACCACAACTTCAAGTCTCAGACGTTCAAAATCCCGACGAACTGCGACCTCTGCGGCGAGAGAATCTGGGGTCTGTCGGCGAAGGGATTCGACTGCCGCGATTGCGGTTACACATGCCACAGCAAGTGCGAGATGAAGGTCCCGGCGGAATGCCCAGGGGAGCAGTCAAAGGAGGAGCGCAAGAAGCTGAAGCAGGAGCGCCAAGAGGCGGCGAACGCATTGCTCAAACCGACCGGACCACCCGAGCACGTGGCCGAACTACCCTCGCTTAGCCGTTCCGACACAGTAACGTCGGGACGGTCAGGATACGCAGCGAGTTCGCAGCGGTCAATGACAGGTCCCTTGTCACCAGCCGAGGAGACGCCCCCCGAAGTCCCGACCGCGACGCGGCCGACCAGCACATCTGGGTCAACGACTACAAGGAGGAACCGTATCGTCGCGCCGCCTCCTGCTGCCTACATCAGCGAGCTGCCGGGTAGCACCCCGAACGGCTCGTCGCAGGGGGCGGAGCAGAAGGCCAAGATGCTGTACAGCTTTGAGGCCGCGGGTCCAGGAGAGCTAACCGTGCCAGAAGGGAGGGATCTCGTTGTGTTAGAACCCGACAGTAAGTCACCTCTCGCGGCCCCCCCCGAGCTAAAGAAATACAAGCCACCCTTAACACTCACACTTTTGCAGCGGGCTCCGGCTGGGTCAAGGTTCGAGCAGGCTACAAGGAAGGATTGGTCCCGGCGACCTACATCGAACTCACCAGCACCACCTCAGCGCCGGCACCGGCAGCCATCGCGCCGCAGCACACGGGGCAATCGGCTTACTCCAACAGCGGCTCGTCAATAGGCACGGCAGCGGGGCAAACgggagggaagaagaagggtcCCGCGGTAGCGCCGCGGCGGGGTGCGAAGAAGCTCAAATATGTTGAGGCCCTGTACGACTACACGGCGCAGAGCGATGCCGAGCACAGCATGGTCGAGGGCGAGCGGTTTGTGCTAATTAAGGAAGATCCCGGTGACGGGTGGGCGGAGGTGGAGAAGGGAGGTGTTACGAAGAGTGTGCCGGCGAGTTATGTGCAGGTTGTCTGaacctactccgtacttgtaCACAGTAGCTAGGTGCGAGTGGAGAGGGGGGAAAGGGGTTTGTGGTTGGCTAGAGAGAGGTAATCCGTATGTACAATGGGATGGTTCGGTTAGGAGAGCGGAGAACAGCATTGCAGCTTTGGCATGGGCAAGACTCGAGGATGAAACGGTCTTGGTGGGCTGTGCTGAAGAGAATGCAAGTACAGTGTTTCGTATACAGAGTAATTATAGGCCTGCTAAAATGGCGGGTGTATTAAAGCTTGCGTTGGGATATCCCCAGTCCGATGATTCCGTTTTCAGCTTGCGAGCCTCTTCGAGCAAGTACTATGTATATACTCCGTATAAGACCGACCATTCACAAGCCGGGGTAAAGATGCTGCGCCACGAAGTAAACTGGGATGACCTTGGAGGATGTAAGTGCATACATTGACCGTATAGATAAAAATGGAATGCCTATACGCGAAGCAGTGCTCGGATTGTTGAAGGATCGGGGAGCTCAGGTGAACGGGAGGTGATCGGACCGGTGGCCAAGGGGTTCTAGACTCACTGCATGGAATGACGTCGATGCTATTTCCGCCCCTGCCTATCGTTGCAAATCTCTCTCAACTGTTGACTCGGAACCACGCCGCCTTGGGTAACAGAGATCGAACACGAGGTACTGACTGTACAAGCATGTACTCCCAGGGGAAAGGAAAGTGCAAAACACGGTTGCTGCACTGTCGAAGGTCGCTTTAAAAGTACCTGGAGGTAGGTATTTACAAACCTACCATACAAGCAAGTGCAGGTTGGCTGGGACTTGTCAATGCCCTCTTAGAGCTGATATTCGCACGGATGAGGCACGGTATTTTAAAAAAAGAGACGATGACGAACAAAACACAATACCCGTAGTGTAGGTACTACTGGTAGTAGGGTACAACAGGCACACACAGGCACACACAGGCACACACAGGCAACGAAGGAGTGGGGCATGGACTCATGTCGCTCCTTCCTTGGTTGTCTCGGTGGGCAGCTACAGCAGGTTTGCGTCTGCGTTTCTGACCAACCCGGTGTTCCCGCGCGGTCCCCGACTCTGGAGCACTGTGGCTCATCTTGACCTCTGACAATGCGTTGCTTCCCTCCTTTCCCAGTCGTTCCACGTTCCACCCTATGGGCCCGTGGGCCCGTGGAACTCGTACAAACACCCAGAATGTCAACTCAAAGTTGATCAGTTCCTCCTCGTAATCTCTCTCCTGTTTCACGTCTCTCGCTCTTCCTTCTTTTATGAAGCACCATAGCGGCTGCTTCTCACACTCGTTTTCTTTCTCGACAACAAACTCGGCTCGACGCATCACCAAACTAAACGCTGCTTGCCTCTGAGCGTCATCAATTGTACTTTCCCTTGGCATTGAAAGCTTGGCGATCGATCCTCCGCGCCAAGATGAGATCCGCCGCCTTGGTATCCGTCTTGGCAACCGTCCTCGGCCTGGGGGCTGCgaagccgacgacgacggtgcCAGAGCCGCCCAGCAAACGGGCGTCAGTGCCGACTGTCACGGTGTCTGGAAATGGTACGGGAACCTCGAAGACTTGACTCGGACGGCTGAAGGACGGGCGGTTATTGACATGGGAAACGCACCACAGCGTTCTGGCAGGGCGACACGCGCTTCTACGTCCGGGGCATTGACTACCAGCCGGGTGGCTCCTCGGCGATGGCCGATCCCCTGGCTGATACCACGGTCTGCAAGCGAGACATTGCCGAGTTCAAGAAGTTGGGCGTCAACACAATCCGCGTCTACACGGTCGACAACTCGGCCAATCACGACGAGTGCATGAAGGAGCTGGCCGACGCCGGCATCTACGTCGTCATCGACGCCAACAACCCGCTCTACTCGCTCAACCGCCTCGACCCGGCCCCCTCGTACAACACCAAGTACCTCCAGAGCGTCTTTGCCACCATTGACGAGTTCATCAAGTACGACAACACGCTGGCCTTCTTCTCGGGCAACGAGGTCATCAACGATAATGTCAAGAGCACGCTTGCCGCCCGCTATGTCAAGGCTGTCACTCGTGATATGCGCTCCTACATCAAGAGCCGCGGCTACCGCTCCGTTCCGGTGGGCTACTCGGCGGCGGACGTGGCCCAGAACCGCATGCAGCTTGCACATTACATGAACTGCGGCACCGAGGACGAGCGGAGCGACTTCTTCGCTTTTGTACGTATCACCGATACAGACTCGCTACACTGGTTCTCATCCCTCTTGCTGACAAACACCGCCAGAACGACTACTCTTGGTGCAACACCAACTTCGAAGAGGCTGGTTGGGACCAGAAGGTCAAGAACTTCACCGGCTACGGCATCGCCATCTTGTAAGATTCCCCCTCTCCTTATCTTACTCCTTTCCCCTCGTTAGCCCAAGACCCTGGCGCTCATACCACACACAGTCTCTCCGAATATGGCTGTATCACAAACGGCCGCGACTTTGGCGAGGTCGCGGCCCTCATGAGCGACAAGATGACGCCCGTGTACTCGGGCGGCCTGATGTACGAGTACTCGCTCGAGGCCAACGGCTACGGTATCGTCAAAATTGATAGCCCCGACGCCACCAGCGTGGAggagcagaaggagttttcCAAATTCGCCAAGGCGCTGAAGGAGAACCCCGCACCCAagggcgacggcggcttCACGTCGACCACGCACGCCGTTGCCTGCCCGACCAAGGATGCCAACTGGTTGGTGGACAGCACGCTCCTGCCGGCCATTCCGGACGATGCGAAGAAGGTCAGTCTCTTTTTCACGTCTTTGCTCTTCTCTTGTTCTTGATTTAGCGGCTGACGACTCGTTCGCAGTTCATGTCTGAAGGCGCGGGCCGCGGCCCCGGGCTGAAGGGTGAGGGGTCGCAGAATGCAGCCGAAGGGACCAGCACGGGCGATGCCACCCCAGGCTCCGGCAAGGTGACCGGCACGCCGTCACACAGCGGCGATTCCGATGACGAATCGAACGCGGCGAGCGTGGACGCGACGCCGTTCATTCTTACAGGGCTGGTGGCGGCGCTGACTCTCGCCGGAACTCTGCTCTTGTAAGCGGGGTGTGCCCCTAAGTTGTTGCTCGCTACGGGATGAGCTTTCGTCGGTTTGGCTTGAGAGCAACAGTAATATCGCGTTGCTTGGCGAGTGGGCGTCGAATTTACAACCATTCTGCGAGTATGGTGTCATTCTGAGTGTCATTCTGGAGTGTCTGTGCCGTCCAACTTCCTGTTTCGTCTAGACTTGAGCCTTTTTTTAATACAgcgtttctttctttctttctttttttattttttattttctGCTGTACCTTTCGATTCAAAACAATCAGATATTAAAGATCTCCTCCATCCCCTCCTGAATTAACTCAAGGCCAATCACAAGCCCGCGCAACCAACTTCGCCAGCTTCTCGAGCCACACGCGGTCGACCTCGTCGAACCCCGCGGGCACCGCGCAGTCAACGTCGATGATGGCCACGACCTTCTtggcctcgccctcgccgacgGTGATGGGGACGACGACCTCGCTCCGGCTGTCGGAGTCGCACGCGATGTGGCCCGGGAAGGCGTCGACGTCGGGGACCAGCTGGGTctgcgccgtcgccgccgcggtTCCGCACACGCCCCGGCCAAAGGCGATCGTCTGACAGGCCACCTTGCCCTGGAAGGGCCCGAGGATCAGCTGGGGCCGCGAGGGCGGAGAGGCCGGGTCCAAGGTGTAGAAGCCTGTATTTCTCGGTACCGCACCCTCCCTCCAAAGGTTACCATCATGAGTACAACGTAGATTGGTCGGTTGGTTGGTTGAGCGAGGTGATTTTGGGAAGTTTTGGGAGGAATAAAAaataagaagaaggagaggagCTCGTGAGTGACTGACCTGCCCAATTGACTTGGTTGCTTGGAGACGGGAGGGATTTGTATGCGTGCCAGAGGAGTGCGGCAG
This genomic interval carries:
- a CDS encoding glycoside hydrolase family 72 protein (CAZy_ID 267853), with translation MRSAALVSVLATVLGLGAAKPTTTVPEPPSKRASVPTVTVSGNAFWQGDTRFYVRGIDYQPGGSSAMADPLADTTVCKRDIAEFKKLGVNTIRVYTVDNSANHDECMKELADAGIYVVIDANNPLYSLNRLDPAPSYNTKYLQSVFATIDEFIKYDNTLAFFSGNEVINDNVKSTLAARYVKAVTRDMRSYIKSRGYRSVPVGYSAADVAQNRMQLAHYMNCGTEDERSDFFAFNDYSWCNTNFEEAGWDQKVKNFTGYGIAIFLSEYGCITNGRDFGEVAALMSDKMTPVYSGGLMYEYSLEANGYGIVKIDSPDATSVEEQKEFSKFAKALKENPAPKGDGGFTSTTHAVACPTKDANWLVDSTLLPAIPDDAKKFMSEGAGRGPGLKGEGSQNAAEGTSTGDATPGSGKVTGTPSHSGDSDDESNAASVDATPFILTGLVAALTLAGTLLL